In one window of Nocardioides panacisoli DNA:
- a CDS encoding zinc-binding dehydrogenase, with the protein MFAVYAESFSTDDPLSGLVVGERPDPVAPDGWTTVTVKAASLNHHDLWSLRGVGLKEDKLPMILGCDAAGIDEDGNEVVVHAVVSDPNWRGDETFDPGRSLLSEHHQGSFADKVVVPRGNVVPKPASLSFEQAACLPTAWLTAYRMLFTQGGLKPGDSVLVQGAGGGVATALITLARAGGLKVFATSRDEAKRAKALELGAHEVFESGERLPFKVDAVMETVGRATWSHSVRSLRPGGKIVISGTTSGPDVDDAGLMRIFFLQLQVIGSTMGTRDELGSLVQLLDASGSAPLIDRTMPMEQARDGFAAMADGDVFGKIVFTR; encoded by the coding sequence ATGTTCGCCGTCTACGCCGAGTCCTTCTCCACCGACGACCCGCTGTCCGGCCTCGTGGTCGGTGAGCGGCCCGACCCGGTCGCACCCGACGGGTGGACCACCGTGACGGTCAAGGCCGCATCGCTCAACCACCACGACCTGTGGTCGCTGCGCGGCGTGGGCCTGAAGGAGGACAAGCTGCCGATGATCCTGGGCTGCGACGCGGCCGGGATCGACGAGGACGGCAACGAGGTCGTCGTGCACGCCGTGGTCTCCGACCCCAACTGGCGCGGTGACGAGACCTTCGACCCGGGCCGCTCCCTGCTCTCCGAGCACCACCAGGGCAGCTTCGCGGACAAGGTCGTCGTACCGCGCGGCAACGTCGTGCCGAAGCCGGCCTCGCTCTCCTTCGAGCAGGCCGCCTGCCTGCCGACCGCATGGCTGACGGCGTACCGCATGCTGTTCACCCAGGGTGGCCTCAAGCCCGGTGACTCCGTGCTCGTCCAGGGAGCCGGTGGCGGTGTCGCCACCGCGCTGATCACCTTGGCCCGCGCCGGTGGCCTGAAGGTCTTCGCCACCAGTCGCGACGAGGCCAAGCGGGCCAAGGCGCTCGAGTTGGGCGCCCACGAGGTCTTCGAGTCCGGCGAGCGGCTGCCGTTCAAGGTCGACGCCGTGATGGAGACCGTGGGCCGCGCCACCTGGTCGCACTCCGTCCGGTCGCTGCGCCCCGGCGGCAAGATCGTCATCTCCGGCACCACCTCCGGGCCTGACGTGGACGACGCCGGCCTGATGCGGATCTTCTTCCTGCAGCTGCAGGTGATCGGCTCCACCATGGGCACGCGCGACGAGCTCGGGTCGCTGGTGCAGCTGCTGGACGCCTCCGGCTCCGCGCCGCTGATCGACCGCACCATGCCGATGGAGCAGGCCCGCGACGGGTTCGCCGCCATGGCCGACGGCGACGTCTTCGGCAAGATCGTCTTCACTCGCTGA
- a CDS encoding CHAT domain-containing protein produces MGAHATAVDLHRRATELANAGDLGGAEALLRRALPLAVDVDELALVDGTLAFVEAEQGAVDAAGQRCDRALSRAGMSAAGRATLVGQVGYVRWLGGRARDAVVLFSEALEHLTGPARDRVLNNRGVVQLGLGELDGAAADFATGLGGSDALEVAKCAHNLGYVHLLRGELVDALQLMDGARPTLDSLGPFVTAPIDIDRCEALEAAGLRQEAVGLLREVRDRLADSGLWRAQSDVDIRLARLTAGPAAVSLAQEAAARCAAQGNAVEADRAAATELELRLRTADPPSVGELTDLATRLEAAEARTAARALRIHAAGLRGEAPGTVGSEEPLANRLLAGEVGAAVALAAGDTEQALRRAAAAIDELEEWQRHIGSLELQGSTLTRGEHVVLLGQRAALASGDPAALLEWSERAREVAARGIPPRPPDELGDLLARLRHLGPEGDQQERARLIDQIRRGRWRASGAVQSIAPLSLDGLRTALVDARFVSILRVADEVVALVVAPDEVEVLRLGPWPRLASLLTGLPADLALTAQSTAAVVRRSLGSRLAAIDAIVAPAFAHAGQVVLTVPDELARIPWGQLASLRGTAVALPLSATAWASAPHRPITPGSVGVVLGPGTRTGAAESTAVAAAWQGVAEAGVRPAATCAELRALADAVDVLHVCAHGRDREGHRLFAATELHDGPWFGHDVEPLRRVPEVVVLSACGVGGGSLGMARAWLHAGARHVIAAPSDISESAAAERFPRLHELLAHGVAPADAVAQAFGADALDCAVQCYGPSPTAG; encoded by the coding sequence GTGGGCGCCCACGCCACGGCCGTCGATCTGCACCGACGCGCCACCGAACTCGCCAACGCCGGGGACCTCGGAGGGGCCGAGGCGCTGCTGCGGCGGGCCCTCCCGCTCGCCGTGGACGTCGACGAGCTCGCCCTGGTCGACGGCACGCTGGCGTTCGTGGAGGCCGAGCAGGGGGCGGTCGACGCGGCCGGGCAGCGCTGCGACCGGGCACTGTCACGTGCCGGGATGTCCGCGGCCGGCCGGGCGACCCTGGTGGGACAGGTCGGGTACGTGCGCTGGCTCGGGGGCCGCGCCCGGGACGCGGTCGTGCTGTTCAGCGAGGCGCTCGAGCACCTGACGGGACCGGCACGCGACCGCGTGCTGAACAACCGCGGCGTGGTGCAACTGGGGCTGGGCGAGCTCGACGGCGCCGCCGCCGACTTCGCCACCGGACTCGGCGGCAGTGACGCACTCGAGGTCGCCAAGTGCGCCCACAACCTGGGCTACGTGCATCTGCTGCGCGGGGAGCTGGTGGATGCGCTGCAGCTGATGGACGGCGCGCGACCCACCCTGGACTCGCTCGGTCCGTTCGTCACCGCGCCGATCGACATCGACCGGTGCGAGGCGCTGGAGGCCGCCGGACTCCGCCAGGAGGCGGTCGGGCTGCTGCGCGAGGTCCGCGACCGGCTCGCCGACAGCGGGCTCTGGCGGGCGCAGTCCGACGTCGACATCCGGTTGGCGCGCCTCACGGCCGGCCCCGCCGCCGTCTCACTGGCGCAGGAGGCCGCGGCGCGGTGCGCCGCCCAGGGCAACGCCGTGGAGGCGGACCGGGCGGCCGCGACGGAGCTGGAGCTGCGCCTGCGGACCGCCGACCCACCCTCGGTCGGGGAGCTGACCGATCTGGCGACCCGGCTCGAGGCGGCCGAAGCACGGACGGCTGCACGTGCCCTCCGCATCCACGCCGCCGGGCTGCGGGGCGAGGCACCGGGCACCGTCGGCTCCGAGGAGCCCCTGGCGAACCGACTCCTCGCCGGTGAGGTCGGCGCGGCGGTGGCGCTGGCGGCAGGTGACACCGAGCAGGCGCTGCGCCGGGCGGCCGCCGCCATCGACGAGCTCGAGGAGTGGCAACGCCACATCGGCAGCCTCGAGCTCCAGGGGTCGACCCTCACCCGGGGCGAGCACGTGGTGCTCCTGGGGCAGCGCGCCGCGCTCGCGAGTGGCGACCCCGCCGCGTTGCTCGAGTGGTCCGAGCGTGCCCGTGAGGTGGCGGCCCGCGGCATCCCCCCACGCCCGCCCGACGAGCTGGGCGACCTGCTGGCCCGCCTGCGCCACCTCGGCCCGGAGGGTGACCAGCAGGAGCGGGCACGACTGATCGACCAGATCCGGCGCGGTCGCTGGCGGGCCAGCGGGGCGGTGCAGTCGATCGCGCCGCTCTCCCTGGACGGACTCCGCACCGCACTGGTGGACGCCCGCTTCGTCAGCATCCTGCGGGTCGCGGACGAGGTCGTCGCGCTCGTCGTCGCGCCCGACGAGGTCGAAGTGCTCCGACTGGGGCCGTGGCCCCGCCTCGCCTCCCTCCTGACGGGCCTGCCCGCCGACCTGGCCCTGACCGCCCAGTCGACGGCGGCCGTCGTACGCCGCAGCCTCGGGTCACGCCTCGCGGCGATCGATGCCATCGTGGCGCCGGCGTTCGCGCACGCGGGGCAGGTCGTGCTCACGGTGCCCGACGAGCTGGCGAGGATCCCCTGGGGCCAGCTGGCGAGTCTCCGGGGCACCGCGGTCGCCCTCCCCCTCTCGGCGACGGCGTGGGCGAGCGCTCCCCACCGGCCGATCACCCCCGGGTCGGTCGGCGTGGTCCTCGGGCCGGGCACCCGCACGGGCGCGGCGGAGTCCACGGCCGTGGCGGCGGCCTGGCAGGGCGTGGCCGAGGCCGGCGTGCGTCCCGCGGCGACCTGCGCGGAGCTGCGGGCCCTGGCGGACGCGGTCGACGTGCTCCACGTGTGTGCCCACGGCCGCGACCGTGAGGGCCATCGGCTGTTCGCCGCGACCGAGCTCCACGACGGCCCCTGGTTCGGCCACGACGTCGAGCCGCTGCGCAGGGTGCCCGAGGTCGTCGTGCTCTCCGCCTGTGGGGTCGGCGGCGGCTCGCTCGGGATGGCGCGCGCGTGGCTGCACGCCGGGGCGCGCCACGTCATCGCCGCCCCGTCGGACATCTCCGAGTCAGCGGCCGCCGAGCGGTTCCCGCGGCTCCATGAGCTGCTCGCCCACGGCGTGGCGCCCGCCGACGCGGTCGCCCAGGCGTTCGGGGCGGACGCACTGGACTGCGCGGTCCAGTGCTACGGCCCGTCGCCGACCGCGGGGTGA
- a CDS encoding NAD(P)-dependent malic enzyme, translating into MEVRSSVALDSAAELSLAYTPGVARVCSAIAEDPTLTRSYTWVPNTVAVVTDGTAVLGLGDIGPAAAMPVMEGKAVLFKQFGGVDGIPVCLDTTDTEEIIETVVRMAPSFGGINLEDISAPRCFEIEDRLKERLDIPVFHDDQHGTAVVTLAALVNALRLTGREPGETRIVISGAGAAGVAIAKILLNAGMHDIVVTDRKGVVSSDRSDLTPVKKELAALTADPNGRSGTLADAFDGADVYIGVSGGTVPEDVVATMAEDAIIFAMANPDPEVHPEVAHRYAAVVATGRSDFPNQINNVLAFPGIFRGAFDAQATAITEGMKVAAATALADLVGDELRPDLVIPSPFDARVGPAVAQAVSGAAHADGVARAPR; encoded by the coding sequence ATGGAGGTCCGCTCCTCGGTGGCCCTCGACAGTGCTGCGGAGCTCTCGCTGGCCTACACGCCGGGTGTCGCGCGCGTGTGCTCGGCGATCGCCGAGGACCCCACGCTGACCCGCTCCTACACCTGGGTGCCGAACACCGTCGCCGTGGTCACCGACGGCACCGCGGTCCTCGGTCTCGGCGACATCGGTCCCGCTGCGGCGATGCCGGTCATGGAGGGCAAGGCCGTCCTCTTCAAGCAGTTCGGCGGCGTCGACGGCATCCCGGTGTGCCTGGACACCACCGACACCGAGGAGATCATCGAGACCGTCGTCCGCATGGCGCCCAGCTTCGGTGGCATCAACCTCGAGGACATCTCGGCGCCGCGCTGCTTCGAGATCGAGGATCGGCTCAAGGAGCGCCTCGACATCCCGGTCTTCCACGACGACCAGCACGGCACCGCCGTGGTCACCCTCGCCGCGCTCGTCAACGCGCTGCGACTGACCGGTCGTGAGCCGGGGGAGACCCGCATCGTCATCTCCGGTGCCGGTGCCGCCGGCGTGGCGATCGCCAAGATCCTCCTCAACGCCGGTATGCACGACATCGTCGTCACCGACCGCAAGGGCGTGGTCAGCTCGGACCGCTCGGACCTGACGCCGGTCAAGAAGGAGCTCGCCGCCCTCACCGCCGACCCCAACGGACGCAGCGGCACCCTCGCCGACGCCTTCGACGGCGCCGACGTCTACATCGGCGTCTCCGGGGGCACCGTCCCCGAGGACGTCGTCGCGACCATGGCCGAGGACGCGATCATCTTCGCGATGGCCAACCCCGACCCCGAGGTGCACCCCGAGGTCGCCCACCGGTACGCCGCAGTGGTCGCCACCGGACGCTCCGACTTCCCCAACCAGATCAACAACGTGCTGGCGTTCCCCGGGATCTTCCGTGGCGCCTTCGACGCCCAGGCCACCGCCATCACGGAGGGGATGAAGGTCGCGGCGGCGACCGCGCTCGCCGACCTCGTCGGGGACGAGCTGCGTCCCGACCTGGTGATCCCCTCGCCGTTCGACGCACGGGTCGGCCCCGCGGTGGCCCAGGCGGTGTCCGGGGCCGCCCACGCCGACGGCGTCGCACGGGCCCCGCGCTGA